In Fusarium oxysporum f. sp. lycopersici 4287 chromosome 2, whole genome shotgun sequence, a genomic segment contains:
- a CDS encoding amidophosphoribosyltransferase: MCGVSAILLGDQEATSAAIDLHETLYYLQHRGQDAAGIAVCQGGRVSQCKGLGMASKVFSDGRRLEHLPGYMGLGHVRYPTMGTASASEAQPFYVNAPFGISMSVNGNLVNTEYLRKFLDEEAHRHVNSDSDSELLLNIFAHGLQQLGKTRANSEDIFTALGDVYAKCQGAFACTAMIAGFGILAFRDANGIRPLCIGSRPSATLPGTKDYLVASESVVLKQLGFSDIVDILPGQACFLQKGCAPKFRQIINDRPYTPDCFEFVYVARPDSTMDGISVYRSRQNMGEKLAKKIRAVLGEKGVQEIDAVIPVPETSNIAAATLAEKLGKPYVTALIKNRYVQRTFILPNQALRMKSVRRKLSPIDSEFRGKNLILVDDSVVRGTTSGQIVQMAREAGAVKVIFVSASPECIHPHIYGIDLADPVDLVAHGRTNQEIADYIGADEVIFQDLDGPDGLKAACMEAAEDTSKVQDFEVGVFCGKYVTEVPEGYFEHLSDLRNGKRKAKTTLTTIKAGGDEGGNVVVSSGPTNGPEADEREDISLHNMASEQITTS, translated from the exons ATGTGTGGTGTTTCGGCCATTTTG CTAGGTGATCAGGAGGCTACCTCCGCCGCCATTGATCTTCACGAGACATTGTATTATCTCCAACAT CGTGGACAAGATGCTGCAGGTATCGCTGTTTGCCAGGGCGGACGAGTTTCTCAATGCAAGGGTCTCGGTATGGCCAGCAAGGTCTTTTCTGATGGCCGACGACTTGAGCATCTCCCCGGTTACATGG GCCTGGGCCATGTTCGTTACCCTACCATGGGAACTGCTTCTGC CTCTGAAGCTCAACCCTTCTACGTCAACGCCCCTTTCGGTATCTCCATGAGCGTCAACGGTAACCTCGTCAACACCGAATACCTCCGCAAGTTCCTCGACGAGGAAGCTCACCGACACGTCAACTCCGATTCCGACTCGGAGCTCCT cctcaacatcttcgCACACGGCCTTCAGCAGCTCGGAAAGACTCGCGCCAACTCCGAGGATATCTTCACTGCTCTTGGCGACGTCTACGCCAAGTGCCAGGGCGCTTTCGCATGCACTGCCATGATCGCTGGTTTTGGTATCCTCGCCTTCCG TGACGCCAACGGTATCCGACCTCTTTGCATTGGTTCTCGACCTTCCGCCACACTCCCCGGTACCAAGGATTACCTCGTTGCTTCCGAATCTGTTGTGTTGAAGCAGCTCGGCTTCTCAGACATTGTCGATATCCTCCCCGGTCAGGCCTGTTTCTTGCAGAAGGGATGTGCCCCCAAGTTCCGTCAGATTATCAACGACCGACCTTACACACCCGACTGCTTCGAATTCGTATACGTCGCTCGTCCTGACTCGACCATGGACGGAATCTCCGTGTACCGCAGCCGACAAAACATGGGAGAGAAGCTGGCTAAGAAGATCCGTGCGGTCCTCGGAGAGAAGGGAGTTCAAGAGATTGATGCAG TCATCCCTGTTCCAGAG ACAAGTAACATCGCCGCTGCTACtcttgctgagaagcttggcaaGCCATACGTCACAGCTCTTATTAAGAACCGATATGTTCAACGAACTTTCATTCTCCCCAACCAAGCTCTTCGAATGAAGAGTGTTCGCCGCAAGCTTTCACCCATCGACTCAGAATTTCGAGGGAAGAACCTCATCCTAGTAGACGACAGTGTCGTGCGTGGCA CCACATCTGGACAAATC GTTCAAATGGCCAGAGAAGCTGGTGCTGTTAAGGTCATCTTTGTTTCAGCCTCTCCAGAGTGCATACATCCCCATATC TACGGTATTGATCTTGCGGATCCTGTTG ATTTGGTTGCTCATGGCCGAACAAACCAAGAAATTGCCGACTACATCGGTGCCGACGAGGTTATcttccaagatcttgatggACCTGATGGACTGAAGGCCGCGTGTAtggaggctgctgaggacACAAGTAAGGTCCAGGATTTTGAGGTCGGTGTCTTCTGTGGTAAGTATGTCACAGAAGTACCGGAAGGATACTTCGAACATCTCAGTGATCTCCGTAACGGCAAGCGGAAGGCGAAGACCACCTTGACGACCatcaaggctggtggtgatgagggcGGAAACGTGGTCGTCAGCTCTGGGCCTACAAATGGACCTGAGGCTGACGAGCGAGAAGATATCAG TCTTCACAATATGGCAAGTGAACAGATCACAACCTCATAG
- a CDS encoding amidophosphoribosyltransferase — protein sequence MASKVFSDGRRLEHLPGYMGLGHVRYPTMGTASASEAQPFYVNAPFGISMSVNGNLVNTEYLRKFLDEEAHRHVNSDSDSELLLNIFAHGLQQLGKTRANSEDIFTALGDVYAKCQGAFACTAMIAGFGILAFRDANGIRPLCIGSRPSATLPGTKDYLVASESVVLKQLGFSDIVDILPGQACFLQKGCAPKFRQIINDRPYTPDCFEFVYVARPDSTMDGISVYRSRQNMGEKLAKKIRAVLGEKGVQEIDAVIPVPETSNIAAATLAEKLGKPYVTALIKNRYVQRTFILPNQALRMKSVRRKLSPIDSEFRGKNLILVDDSVVRGTTSGQIVQMAREAGAVKVIFVSASPECIHPHIYGIDLADPVDLVAHGRTNQEIADYIGADEVIFQDLDGPDGLKAACMEAAEDTSKVQDFEVGVFCGKYVTEVPEGYFEHLSDLRNGKRKAKTTLTTIKAGGDEGGNVVVSSGPTNGPEADEREDISLHNMASEQITTS from the exons ATGGCCAGCAAGGTCTTTTCTGATGGCCGACGACTTGAGCATCTCCCCGGTTACATGG GCCTGGGCCATGTTCGTTACCCTACCATGGGAACTGCTTCTGC CTCTGAAGCTCAACCCTTCTACGTCAACGCCCCTTTCGGTATCTCCATGAGCGTCAACGGTAACCTCGTCAACACCGAATACCTCCGCAAGTTCCTCGACGAGGAAGCTCACCGACACGTCAACTCCGATTCCGACTCGGAGCTCCT cctcaacatcttcgCACACGGCCTTCAGCAGCTCGGAAAGACTCGCGCCAACTCCGAGGATATCTTCACTGCTCTTGGCGACGTCTACGCCAAGTGCCAGGGCGCTTTCGCATGCACTGCCATGATCGCTGGTTTTGGTATCCTCGCCTTCCG TGACGCCAACGGTATCCGACCTCTTTGCATTGGTTCTCGACCTTCCGCCACACTCCCCGGTACCAAGGATTACCTCGTTGCTTCCGAATCTGTTGTGTTGAAGCAGCTCGGCTTCTCAGACATTGTCGATATCCTCCCCGGTCAGGCCTGTTTCTTGCAGAAGGGATGTGCCCCCAAGTTCCGTCAGATTATCAACGACCGACCTTACACACCCGACTGCTTCGAATTCGTATACGTCGCTCGTCCTGACTCGACCATGGACGGAATCTCCGTGTACCGCAGCCGACAAAACATGGGAGAGAAGCTGGCTAAGAAGATCCGTGCGGTCCTCGGAGAGAAGGGAGTTCAAGAGATTGATGCAG TCATCCCTGTTCCAGAG ACAAGTAACATCGCCGCTGCTACtcttgctgagaagcttggcaaGCCATACGTCACAGCTCTTATTAAGAACCGATATGTTCAACGAACTTTCATTCTCCCCAACCAAGCTCTTCGAATGAAGAGTGTTCGCCGCAAGCTTTCACCCATCGACTCAGAATTTCGAGGGAAGAACCTCATCCTAGTAGACGACAGTGTCGTGCGTGGCA CCACATCTGGACAAATC GTTCAAATGGCCAGAGAAGCTGGTGCTGTTAAGGTCATCTTTGTTTCAGCCTCTCCAGAGTGCATACATCCCCATATC TACGGTATTGATCTTGCGGATCCTGTTG ATTTGGTTGCTCATGGCCGAACAAACCAAGAAATTGCCGACTACATCGGTGCCGACGAGGTTATcttccaagatcttgatggACCTGATGGACTGAAGGCCGCGTGTAtggaggctgctgaggacACAAGTAAGGTCCAGGATTTTGAGGTCGGTGTCTTCTGTGGTAAGTATGTCACAGAAGTACCGGAAGGATACTTCGAACATCTCAGTGATCTCCGTAACGGCAAGCGGAAGGCGAAGACCACCTTGACGACCatcaaggctggtggtgatgagggcGGAAACGTGGTCGTCAGCTCTGGGCCTACAAATGGACCTGAGGCTGACGAGCGAGAAGATATCAG TCTTCACAATATGGCAAGTGAACAGATCACAACCTCATAG
- a CDS encoding amidophosphoribosyltransferase, translated as MGTASASEAQPFYVNAPFGISMSVNGNLVNTEYLRKFLDEEAHRHVNSDSDSELLLNIFAHGLQQLGKTRANSEDIFTALGDVYAKCQGAFACTAMIAGFGILAFRDANGIRPLCIGSRPSATLPGTKDYLVASESVVLKQLGFSDIVDILPGQACFLQKGCAPKFRQIINDRPYTPDCFEFVYVARPDSTMDGISVYRSRQNMGEKLAKKIRAVLGEKGVQEIDAVIPVPETSNIAAATLAEKLGKPYVTALIKNRYVQRTFILPNQALRMKSVRRKLSPIDSEFRGKNLILVDDSVVRGTTSGQIVQMAREAGAVKVIFVSASPECIHPHIYGIDLADPVDLVAHGRTNQEIADYIGADEVIFQDLDGPDGLKAACMEAAEDTSKVQDFEVGVFCGKYVTEVPEGYFEHLSDLRNGKRKAKTTLTTIKAGGDEGGNVVVSSGPTNGPEADEREDISLHNMASEQITTS; from the exons ATGGGAACTGCTTCTGC CTCTGAAGCTCAACCCTTCTACGTCAACGCCCCTTTCGGTATCTCCATGAGCGTCAACGGTAACCTCGTCAACACCGAATACCTCCGCAAGTTCCTCGACGAGGAAGCTCACCGACACGTCAACTCCGATTCCGACTCGGAGCTCCT cctcaacatcttcgCACACGGCCTTCAGCAGCTCGGAAAGACTCGCGCCAACTCCGAGGATATCTTCACTGCTCTTGGCGACGTCTACGCCAAGTGCCAGGGCGCTTTCGCATGCACTGCCATGATCGCTGGTTTTGGTATCCTCGCCTTCCG TGACGCCAACGGTATCCGACCTCTTTGCATTGGTTCTCGACCTTCCGCCACACTCCCCGGTACCAAGGATTACCTCGTTGCTTCCGAATCTGTTGTGTTGAAGCAGCTCGGCTTCTCAGACATTGTCGATATCCTCCCCGGTCAGGCCTGTTTCTTGCAGAAGGGATGTGCCCCCAAGTTCCGTCAGATTATCAACGACCGACCTTACACACCCGACTGCTTCGAATTCGTATACGTCGCTCGTCCTGACTCGACCATGGACGGAATCTCCGTGTACCGCAGCCGACAAAACATGGGAGAGAAGCTGGCTAAGAAGATCCGTGCGGTCCTCGGAGAGAAGGGAGTTCAAGAGATTGATGCAG TCATCCCTGTTCCAGAG ACAAGTAACATCGCCGCTGCTACtcttgctgagaagcttggcaaGCCATACGTCACAGCTCTTATTAAGAACCGATATGTTCAACGAACTTTCATTCTCCCCAACCAAGCTCTTCGAATGAAGAGTGTTCGCCGCAAGCTTTCACCCATCGACTCAGAATTTCGAGGGAAGAACCTCATCCTAGTAGACGACAGTGTCGTGCGTGGCA CCACATCTGGACAAATC GTTCAAATGGCCAGAGAAGCTGGTGCTGTTAAGGTCATCTTTGTTTCAGCCTCTCCAGAGTGCATACATCCCCATATC TACGGTATTGATCTTGCGGATCCTGTTG ATTTGGTTGCTCATGGCCGAACAAACCAAGAAATTGCCGACTACATCGGTGCCGACGAGGTTATcttccaagatcttgatggACCTGATGGACTGAAGGCCGCGTGTAtggaggctgctgaggacACAAGTAAGGTCCAGGATTTTGAGGTCGGTGTCTTCTGTGGTAAGTATGTCACAGAAGTACCGGAAGGATACTTCGAACATCTCAGTGATCTCCGTAACGGCAAGCGGAAGGCGAAGACCACCTTGACGACCatcaaggctggtggtgatgagggcGGAAACGTGGTCGTCAGCTCTGGGCCTACAAATGGACCTGAGGCTGACGAGCGAGAAGATATCAG TCTTCACAATATGGCAAGTGAACAGATCACAACCTCATAG
- a CDS encoding NCS1 family nucleobase:cation symporter-1 codes for METRSRFKVWADKAAVESEPGLTSTQLMLTNHDLKPVEKERRQWGPWNFVGFWIADSFNINTWMISSSMIVNGLSWWQAWLCVWVGYSITGIFVAINARFGAMYHIGFPVANRTSFGIWGSLWPVLNRAAMACVWYGVQAYIGGDCIYLMIRTIWKSWANVPNTFSENSGTDTAHFASFFIFWLVSLPALWFPVHKVRHLFTVKAYVVPVAGITFLAWTISRAGGIGPIVKAGNKVHGSDLAWEIVKGIMSSISNFATLIVNASDFSRFAQKPRDALWSQMITIPFGFAITSFIGIMVSSASSVLYEEAIWNPLDLLDRFIDDGSSGERFGVFFIATSFALAQLGTNIAANSVSAGTDLTALLPRWLNIRRGSYICAVVGLCICPWQLLKDSNQFTTYLSAYSVFLSSIAGVMVSDYYIVRKGYVDTKELYDARKEGPYYFTGGFNWRGYVAYVAGIVINVVGFADAVGAKNVPQGAIYIYQLNYFCGFIVSSVMYWALCKISPVPATSDRWMEVGDEIDDIRVAYNSRTPSYDEEIARVEAPKAADETKHF; via the exons ATGGAGACCAGATCGCGATTTAAGGTCTGGGCTGATAAAGCCGCCGTTGAGTCTGAACCTGGCTTGACCAGCACCCAGCTTATG CTTACGAACCATGATCTCAAACCCGTCGAGAAGGAGCGCCGACAATGGGGCCCATGGAACTTTGTTGGTTTCTGGATCGCCGAttctttcaacatcaacacttGGATGATTTCATCGTCCATGATTGTCAATGGTCTATCATGGTGGCAAGCCTGGCTCTGTGTCTGGGTCGGATACAGCATCACTGGTATCTTTGTTGCGATCAATGCTCGTTTCGGTGCCATGTACCACATTGGTTTCCCTGTTGCCAACAGAACCTCCTTCGGTATCTGGGGTAGCTTGTGGCCTGTACTGAACCGTGCTGCTATGG CCTGTGTATGGTATGGAGTGCAGGCTTACATTGGCGGTGATTGTATCTATCTCATGATCCGCACTATCTGGAAGTCATGGGCCAATGTTCCCAACACTTTTAGCGAAAACTCGGGCACCGATACCGCACACTtcgcttccttcttcatcttttggCTTGTATCGCTTCCGGCACTCTGGTTCCCTGTCCACAAGGTCCGACATCTCTTCACTGTCAAGGCATACGTTGTTCCCGTGGCTGGAATTACCTTCCTGGCCTGGACCATCTCGCGCGCAGGTGGTATTGGCCCCATTGTAAAGGCAGGTAACAAGGTCCACGGCAGCGACTTGGCCTGGGAAATTGTCAAGGGCATCATGTCTTCTATCTCCAACTTTGCGACACTCATTGTCAATGCCAGTGACTTTTCTCGATTTGCGCAGAAGCCCAGAGACGCACTCTGGTCCCAGATGATCACGATCCCCTTCGGTTTCGCCATCACTTCGTTCATCGGCATCAtggtctcttcagcttcctccGTCCTGTACGAAGAGGCCATCTGGAACCCCCTTGATCTTCTGGACAGGTTTATTGACGATGGAAGTTCGGGCGAGcgctttggtgttttcttcATTGCTACATCCTTCGCCCTTGCACAGCTCGGTACCAACATTGCCGCCAATTCCGTTTCTGCTGGTACGGACTTGACTGCTTTGCTTCCCCGCTGGCTCAATATCCGTCGTGGAAGTTACATTTGCGCCGTCGTTGGCCTGTGCATCTGTCCTTGGCAGCTTCTTAAGGACAGCAACCAGTTCACGACCTACCTCTCGGCCTACAGTGTCTTCCTGAGCTCAATCGCTGGTGTTATGGTTTCCGATTACTACATTGTGCGCAAGGGTTACGTCGATACTAAGGAACTCTACGATGCTCGCAAAGAGGGACCGTACTACTTCACAGGTGGTTTCAACTGGCGTGGCTATGTTGCCTACGTCGCCGGAATTGTCATCAACGTGGTCGGTTTCGCCGATGCTGTCGGCGCCAAGAACGTTCCTCAGGGCGCGATCTACATTTATCAGCTCAACTACTTCTGTGGTTTCATCGTTTCATCAGTGATGTACTGGGCTCTATGCAAGATATCGCCAGTGCCTGCGACTAGCGATCGATGGATggaggttggtgatgagatcgATGACATCCGAGTCGCTTATAACTCGAGAACTCCATCATATGACGAAGAGATTGCAAGGGTCGAGGCGCCAAAAGCAGCCGACGAGACGAAACATTTCTGA